A region of the Kribbella sp. NBC_01245 genome:
CTCTCCGGGCGGTTCCGCCGCGAGGTCCTTCGGGGTGGGCCAGCGGTCGAGCCAGATCTCGTACACCGGCAAGACCCGCGCGACCGGCGTCTGCTGCAACATGAACTCGCTGACCATCACCGCCCACGCGCCCGCGTCCGGCGTACGCCACGGCAGCACGCGCGCGTTTGCGTCGTACCAGGTCAGGATCTGGTCGTGGACGCTCGTGAGGGTTTGAGATGCGCTGGAGCGCGGCGAGTCGGGCATGGCGTCACGATCCTGCCATCTATCGTGCTGCCATGAGCAGCCTGCTCCGTCCGGTCGGGCATCTGCCGGCCAGCGTGTACTGGTTCCGCCGTGGGTTGCTGCTCGTCGCCCTCTTCGCCCTCGTCTTCGTTCTACTCCGCGTCATCGGGGGTGGCGGCGGTGGGGAAGACCCACAACAGGCCTCGATGACTCCCGGCGCTGGCTCCGGCACGAACACTCCGACGACAACCCCTTCGAGCGGTACGACGACCCCGGGCGAGGTGGCTCGGTGTGCCGGGTCGGACATCCGGATCGGCGTGGCGCCCGCGACGCGGACGATCCTGGCCGGAGGCACGCTGAACTTCGGGATCGTCATCGGCGCACTCAGTGGTTCGTGCAAGGCCGAGATCGACCCGACCCGGTTGACCTTGACGGTGATGTCGGGCAACGACCGGATCTGGACGAGCGCGCACTGCCAGAAGGCGGTCACCAAGGCCACGACCGTGCTGGCCGACAAGACGGACTACACGGGCAACATCCGCTGGGACGGCCGTCGCTCGGTCGCCGGCTGCACCCCGGGCCAGACGATCGCCAAGCCCGGGACCTACACAGCCCAAGCGGAGTACGACGGCCGCGCCTCGGCGATCCAGGCCTTCCGGATCAGCTAGTCCTTGCGCATGTGCAGCGGCCGTTCGAACCAGACTGCGGCCACTAGACCGACTACCAGCACGATTGCCGGCAGGTAGAGCGATTGAGCCATTGCAGTGCTGAAGCCGTCGTGGAGATTCTCAGGCAAGTGCATGCCAAAGCCTTCGGCTGCAAGCTCCGTAGTGCCTAGCTCGGTCGCAAGCCGCGACTCCATCAGCACGGCGATACCCGCGCTACCAAGCACTGCACCGACCTGCCGAGTGGTGTTGTAGACCCCGGCGCCTGCACCCGCCTGATGCATCGGGAGGTTCCTAGTCGCCGTACTGCCGATCGGTGCCCACATGAACCCGTTAGCGACGCCCAGGAGACCTATAGGCAGCAGTAGTTCCCAGACTTGTGCCTGCGGAGTCATGACCTGTGCAAGCCACACCAGCGACACCGGGAAGCAGGTCAGCCCAATGCCGGCCAAGTACCTCGGGTGGACCTTGTCGGTCAGCTTGCCCACGAACGGCGCAAGGGCTCCGGAGATGACGGCCATCGGCACCAGCAGCAACGCCGCCCGCGTCGGGCTCAAGCCGCGAACGGACTGCGCGTACAGCATCAACGGGAAGGTCATCGCGGTGATCGAGAAGCCGATCGTGGTGATGGCGATGTTGGCCAACGAGAAGTTCCGGTCGCGGAACAGGCTCAGCGGCAGCAACGGCTCGCGCGGATTGCGGCTCTGCCAGAACAGGAACAACGCGATCACGACCAGACCGGTGCTGATCAGGGCCCAGACCGAGATCGGCCCGGTGATCGTGCCCCAGTCGTACTTCTGGCCTTCCTGGATGCCGAAGACCAGGCAGAACAGGCCGACCGTGATCAGCGCGACGCCGAGCCAGTCGAAGCGATGCTCGTTCGTCGGCAGGTCCGGCACCAGCCGCATCGCCAGCACGAAGCCGATCACGCCGACCGGTGCGTTGATGAAGAAGATCCACTCCCAGCCGAGGCCGTCCACCAGCACCCCGCCGAGGATCGGGCCGACCAGCGTCGCGACACCGGCGACGGCGCCCCACAGGCTCATCGCCCGGCCGCGCTCGTCCGCCGGGAAGATCCGGGTGATCACGGCCATCGTCTGCGGCGTCATCATCGAGGCGCCGAAGCCCTGGAAGACCCTGGCCACGATCAGCATCTCGATCGAGTTGGTCAGCCCGCACCAGACCGACGCCGCGGTGAACACGACTAGGCCGGTCAGGTAGAGCTTCTTCGGCCCTACGCGATCCCCGAGGCGGCCGGTGATCAGCAGCGGCACGGCATACGCCAGCAGGTAGGCGCTGGTCACCCAGACCACGTTGCCGACGTCGGTGCCGAGGTCGACCAGGATGGCGGGGGTCGCCACCGACACGATGGTCGAGTCGACCAGGATCATGAAGAAGCCGAGCACCAGCGCCCAGAGCGCGGGCCACGGCCTCAGCTCGGGTTTGGCGGCTTCGGTATGGACGGCCATTCCCCGAACCTAGCTCTCGATCCGGGCGAATCCAGCAGCTGGTGGTTAGACGTAGCGCTCGAGGATGCTGGATTCGGCCAGCCGGGAGAGGCCTTCGCGAACCGTGCGGGCGCGGTTCTCGCCGACGCCGTCGACGGTCTGGAGGTCGTCGATACTGGCCGCGAGCAGCTTCTGCAGGTGGCCGAAGTGGTCGATCAGGCGGTCGATCACGGCACCCGGCAGGCGCGGGACCTTGGCGAGCAGGCGGTAGCCGCGCGGCGTGACGGCGGCGTCGAGTTGCTCGGCGCCACCCAGTTGCAGGGCTCGCGCGACCTGGCCGATATCGAGCAGGTCGGCCGCGCTGACCGCGTCGAGCTCGTCCAGTACGTCCTCGGCGGTCTTGGCCTTCTTGCCGGTCGCGGGCGGCAGGTAATCCCGGACGACGAGCTCGCGCTCGCCGGCCACACCGGCGACGAGCTCGTTGAGCTGCAGGGTGAGCAGGCGGCCGTCGCTACCGAGCTCGATCACGTAGCCGTCGATCTCGGCCGCGATCCGGCGGACCATCTCGAGCCGTTGCGCGACGGCGGCGACATCGCGGACGGTGACCAGGTCCTCGATCTCCAGCGCGGACAACGTGCCGGAGACCTCGTCCAGGCGGAGCTTGTAGCGCTCCAGCGTGGCGAGGGCCTGGTTCGCGCGGGACAGGATGGCGCCCGAGTCCTCCAGCACGTAGCGCTGGTCGTCGACGTACAGCGCGATGATGTGCATGGACTGGGATACCGAGATGACCGGGAAGCCGGTCTGCCGCGCGACCCGGTCCGCGGTTCGGTGCCGGGTGCCGGTCTCGTCGGTGTGGATCGACGGATCCGGCATCAGGTGCACGGCGGCCCGCAGCATCCGGCTGACGTCGCGGTCGAGGATGATCGCGCCATCCATCTTGCTGAGCTCGCGCAGACCGGTCGCGCTGAACTCCACGTCGATCTCGAATCCGCCGGTCGAAATCGAGTCGACGGTCTTGTCATGTCCGACCACCAGCAGCGCGCCCGTCCGGCCGCGCAGAATCCGCTCGAGGCCTTCGCGCAGCTCCGTTCCAGGGGCCACGGCCGCAAGGGTCGCTCGCATCCGGACGCCGGTGCTGTTCTTCTCCGAGGAGTTCGCCACGGTCACCGAGTCTATGCGGCCTGGCGCCGCGCTGTGACCGGCCCGCGCCCGTTCAGCCCGAATCATCTGCTTGTTTGCCGCTTGTTCTTGGTCCTGTGGTCGCTGTGTTGCCCCACGTGGGCAGGGGAATTCGCTGGCTGGGAGCCGCTCGACCATGTCACTGTCGCCGGGTGAATTCTCTTGCGAAAGAACTGCTGGCGGCGTACGACGACCAACTTCGTAGCGGGGGTTCTGCCGATACGCCGAGTGATGCGGACGGTCCGGTGCTGCGGATCGACTACCCGCAACGGGGCTTCGTGACCTATCGGTCTTTGGAGGGACTCGACGGGGAGGAGCTGGATGCGTTGATCGCTCGGCAGCGCGACTACTTCGGCGAGCGCGGCAAGTCGGTCGAATGGAAGACGCGTGGGCATGACCTGCCGGCGGATCTGCCCGAGCGGCTGATCGCGGCCGGGTTCGTACCGGAGGAGCTCGA
Encoded here:
- a CDS encoding DHA2 family efflux MFS transporter permease subunit produces the protein MAVHTEAAKPELRPWPALWALVLGFFMILVDSTIVSVATPAILVDLGTDVGNVVWVTSAYLLAYAVPLLITGRLGDRVGPKKLYLTGLVVFTAASVWCGLTNSIEMLIVARVFQGFGASMMTPQTMAVITRIFPADERGRAMSLWGAVAGVATLVGPILGGVLVDGLGWEWIFFINAPVGVIGFVLAMRLVPDLPTNEHRFDWLGVALITVGLFCLVFGIQEGQKYDWGTITGPISVWALISTGLVVIALFLFWQSRNPREPLLPLSLFRDRNFSLANIAITTIGFSITAMTFPLMLYAQSVRGLSPTRAALLLVPMAVISGALAPFVGKLTDKVHPRYLAGIGLTCFPVSLVWLAQVMTPQAQVWELLLPIGLLGVANGFMWAPIGSTATRNLPMHQAGAGAGVYNTTRQVGAVLGSAGIAVLMESRLATELGTTELAAEGFGMHLPENLHDGFSTAMAQSLYLPAIVLVVGLVAAVWFERPLHMRKD
- the disA gene encoding DNA integrity scanning diadenylate cyclase DisA yields the protein MANSSEKNSTGVRMRATLAAVAPGTELREGLERILRGRTGALLVVGHDKTVDSISTGGFEIDVEFSATGLRELSKMDGAIILDRDVSRMLRAAVHLMPDPSIHTDETGTRHRTADRVARQTGFPVISVSQSMHIIALYVDDQRYVLEDSGAILSRANQALATLERYKLRLDEVSGTLSALEIEDLVTVRDVAAVAQRLEMVRRIAAEIDGYVIELGSDGRLLTLQLNELVAGVAGERELVVRDYLPPATGKKAKTAEDVLDELDAVSAADLLDIGQVARALQLGGAEQLDAAVTPRGYRLLAKVPRLPGAVIDRLIDHFGHLQKLLAASIDDLQTVDGVGENRARTVREGLSRLAESSILERYV